A genomic window from Agrobacterium larrymoorei includes:
- a CDS encoding amino acid--[acyl-carrier-protein] ligase, which translates to MDAQTSFLDRLFDKGLLIDTGVDGLYGRSGQFEDVITGLESLVSKVGAGDKAEAIRFPPGINRAYFEKSGYMKSFPQLAGTVHSFCGCELDHVNLLKTMDEGGDDWAKDQKITDIVLTPAACYPLYPTIAKRGNLPDGGGLYDIQSYCFRHEPSKDPARQQLFRMREYVRMGTESDVTDFRQLWMDRGVAMMEGIGLDVKLDIANDPFFGRAGRMLANNQRDQNLKFELLIPVTSTTNLTACMSFNYHQDAFGAKWGLNLADGSVAHTACVGFGLERLALALLAKHGLDVDQWPQSVRDTLWN; encoded by the coding sequence ATGGACGCACAAACATCTTTCCTCGACAGGCTCTTCGACAAGGGTTTGCTCATCGATACCGGCGTCGACGGTCTCTATGGCCGAAGCGGTCAGTTCGAAGACGTGATCACCGGTCTCGAAAGCCTAGTCAGCAAGGTGGGAGCCGGCGATAAGGCCGAGGCGATCCGCTTTCCGCCCGGCATCAACCGCGCTTATTTCGAAAAAAGCGGCTACATGAAGAGCTTCCCGCAGCTTGCCGGTACCGTCCATTCCTTCTGCGGCTGCGAGCTCGACCACGTCAACCTGTTGAAGACAATGGATGAGGGCGGCGACGACTGGGCGAAAGACCAGAAGATCACCGATATCGTGCTCACACCGGCCGCCTGCTATCCGCTCTACCCGACCATTGCCAAGCGCGGCAATCTGCCCGATGGCGGCGGTCTCTACGACATTCAGTCCTACTGCTTCCGCCATGAGCCCTCAAAGGACCCGGCGCGCCAGCAGCTCTTCCGCATGCGCGAATATGTGCGCATGGGCACAGAAAGCGACGTCACGGATTTCCGCCAGCTGTGGATGGATCGCGGCGTGGCAATGATGGAAGGCATCGGCCTCGACGTGAAGCTCGATATCGCCAACGATCCCTTCTTCGGACGCGCAGGCCGTATGCTGGCCAACAACCAGCGCGACCAGAACCTGAAGTTCGAACTGCTGATCCCGGTCACGTCGACGACCAACCTGACCGCCTGCATGAGCTTCAACTACCACCAGGATGCCTTCGGCGCGAAGTGGGGCTTGAACCTTGCGGACGGCTCTGTCGCCCACACCGCCTGCGTCGGCTTCGGCCTGGAGCGACTGGCGCTCGCCCTCCTTGCCAAGCACGGACTGGATGTCGATCAATGGCCGCAGTCGGTTCGCGACACGCTGTGGAACTGA
- a CDS encoding DUF1839 family protein, with amino-acid sequence MTAIFPALSPESHVPHLLHASDRMWPETNCFVDLWIELVASCGLPPEAMFGFTLTQDFEGDHFTFFKMPLEDLEALYGIRSTELAIFDNVETHIETQLKRGRISLIEVNSFYLPDTHGVGYRNDHGKTTIAINRIDRANLKLDYFHNAGYFALEGEDYAGVFQHHLKEGEPPFLPYAEFAKFPEKPVPEERRRAVAERLLVQHFSRRPADNPIRAFSQVFPAQVEKVADRPFGFFHKYAFNTLRQLGANFELAASHLQWLAGPQAFDDAAAEALKIAEVAKTVQFQLARAVARRKFEPLATALNPAADAWDALMAKLNSHLDAASEAA; translated from the coding sequence ATGACGGCAATTTTTCCGGCCCTGAGCCCTGAGAGCCATGTCCCTCACCTGCTCCACGCATCCGACAGGATGTGGCCGGAAACCAATTGCTTTGTCGATCTATGGATCGAGCTTGTCGCCTCGTGCGGCCTGCCGCCGGAAGCCATGTTCGGCTTTACCTTGACGCAGGACTTCGAGGGCGACCACTTCACCTTCTTCAAGATGCCGCTCGAAGATCTAGAAGCGCTCTACGGCATCCGCTCGACAGAGCTTGCGATCTTCGACAATGTCGAGACCCATATCGAAACGCAGCTGAAGCGCGGCCGCATTTCCCTGATCGAGGTGAACAGCTTCTACCTGCCGGATACCCATGGGGTCGGTTACCGAAACGATCACGGCAAGACGACGATTGCCATCAACCGCATCGATCGCGCCAATCTCAAGCTCGACTATTTCCACAACGCCGGCTACTTCGCGCTGGAAGGCGAGGACTATGCGGGCGTGTTCCAGCACCATCTGAAAGAGGGCGAACCGCCCTTCCTGCCCTATGCGGAATTCGCCAAATTCCCGGAAAAGCCGGTCCCCGAAGAGCGCCGCCGCGCAGTTGCAGAGCGCCTGCTGGTGCAGCATTTTTCCAGACGACCGGCGGACAATCCTATCCGGGCCTTCTCGCAGGTCTTCCCGGCACAGGTGGAAAAGGTTGCCGACCGGCCCTTCGGCTTCTTCCACAAATACGCCTTCAACACGCTGCGCCAGCTCGGCGCCAATTTCGAACTCGCCGCCAGCCACCTGCAATGGCTTGCCGGACCACAGGCTTTCGATGACGCAGCCGCCGAGGCGCTGAAGATCGCCGAAGTGGCAAAGACGGTGCAGTTCCAGCTGGCACGCGCCGTGGCGCGTCGCAAGTTCGAGCCGCTCGCCACCGCTCTTAATCCGGCGGCTGACGCCTGGGACGCGCTGATGGCCAAGCTCAATTCCCATCTCGATGCCGCCAGCGAGGCCGCGTGA
- a CDS encoding glycosyl hydrolase 2 galactose-binding domain-containing protein, producing the protein MSASLRHDALPGQWLTEGWTLTLTQANACERPSNIPTGSESLAAPVPGTVAEALEKAGSFDRFDPKPLNHLDAWYRLTLETAAPQTATVHFDGLATIADIYLNDEPIAHSASMFEALEVGVTLSGTDELAICFRALRPHLEKTGPRARWRPQMMSTQGLRLIRTTALGYMPGWCPEIHAAGPWRPIRLVREGDADFDLTSFATELTEDGVGILRVTVEARSSSVIEIGCGDRWQKLEPVSDGLFSAELRLPDIEPWWPATHGTPTLHEVHLRIDGKTHTLGKTSFRRIEIDHGADGKGFGVTINGVAIFCRGAVWSNADIVRLPGAKEDYAPWLRLAAEAGMNMIRIGGTMAYETRDFFSLCDEVGLIVWQDMMLANFDYPAKDEGFVAHIEKETADLMANAALSPSLTVICGGSEMYQQGAMLGLGESFWKGPLTEEILPRFIKARRSDIAYVPNSPFGGAQPFFTDEKVGHYYGVGAYCRPLDDARRADVRFAGECLAFANVPQQKTLDRHLPVAAVHHPVWKARVPRDRGASWDFEDVRDHYLNLLYDLDPSRTRREDGERYLDLSRAAIAEVMETTYGEWRRNGSSCQGAMVLTLQDLVPGAGWGVIDSTGEPKSAWYGLKRAFRPVQLILTDEGTNGLAVHLVNETAETRGLIVELACLRDGLQPVVRGQKQLELAPRSKASLAATDCFGAFFDTTYAYRFGPPAHDVTIAGLKDAVTGEPIAEAFHFPRGRAAAMHPATLTATTEQRDGRWFLTVTTDRFAQSITISAEGFRPADDWFHLAPAEARTIELIANENAPAEPHGEIRSLGSRQHFRY; encoded by the coding sequence GTGAGCGCGAGCCTTCGACATGACGCCCTCCCCGGCCAATGGCTGACGGAGGGTTGGACGCTGACATTGACGCAAGCCAATGCCTGCGAGCGCCCATCCAACATCCCAACAGGTTCGGAAAGCCTTGCAGCACCGGTTCCCGGCACCGTCGCCGAGGCGCTGGAGAAGGCTGGTAGCTTCGACCGCTTCGATCCGAAGCCGCTCAACCATCTCGATGCCTGGTACCGACTGACACTCGAAACCGCTGCCCCACAGACCGCGACGGTGCATTTCGATGGCCTTGCGACCATCGCCGACATCTATCTGAACGACGAGCCTATCGCGCACTCCGCCAGCATGTTCGAGGCGCTGGAGGTTGGCGTCACGCTTTCCGGCACGGATGAGCTGGCGATCTGCTTTCGCGCCCTGAGACCCCATCTGGAAAAGACCGGCCCTCGCGCCCGCTGGCGTCCGCAGATGATGTCGACGCAGGGGCTTCGGCTGATCCGCACGACAGCGCTGGGTTACATGCCCGGCTGGTGCCCGGAGATTCACGCCGCAGGACCATGGCGCCCAATCCGGCTTGTGCGTGAGGGCGACGCGGATTTCGACCTCACCTCCTTCGCCACCGAATTGACAGAAGATGGCGTTGGCATCCTCCGTGTCACCGTTGAAGCGCGGTCCTCGTCCGTTATCGAGATCGGTTGTGGGGATCGCTGGCAAAAACTTGAGCCCGTCTCGGACGGTCTCTTCTCAGCCGAGCTGCGCCTCCCAGATATAGAGCCCTGGTGGCCCGCCACCCATGGCACGCCGACGCTGCACGAGGTTCACCTGCGCATCGACGGCAAGACGCACACGCTTGGCAAAACCAGCTTCCGCCGCATCGAGATCGATCATGGTGCGGATGGCAAAGGCTTTGGCGTGACGATCAACGGCGTCGCCATTTTCTGCCGGGGTGCCGTCTGGTCCAACGCCGATATCGTCCGGCTTCCCGGCGCCAAAGAGGACTACGCACCCTGGCTGCGCCTTGCCGCAGAGGCGGGCATGAACATGATCCGCATTGGCGGAACCATGGCCTATGAGACCAGAGATTTTTTCAGCCTTTGCGATGAAGTCGGCCTGATAGTCTGGCAGGACATGATGCTCGCCAATTTCGATTACCCGGCGAAGGACGAAGGCTTCGTCGCCCATATCGAGAAGGAAACGGCGGATCTTATGGCGAATGCGGCGCTCTCTCCCTCGCTGACCGTGATCTGCGGGGGCAGCGAAATGTACCAGCAGGGCGCGATGCTGGGCCTCGGCGAGAGCTTCTGGAAAGGTCCGCTGACCGAGGAGATATTGCCGCGCTTCATCAAAGCGCGTCGCTCCGACATCGCCTATGTCCCGAACTCACCCTTTGGCGGCGCACAGCCCTTCTTCACCGACGAGAAGGTCGGCCATTATTACGGTGTGGGCGCCTATTGCCGCCCGCTAGACGATGCGCGGCGCGCCGATGTGCGCTTTGCGGGCGAGTGCCTCGCCTTCGCCAATGTGCCGCAGCAGAAGACGCTCGATCGGCATCTCCCCGTTGCCGCCGTTCATCATCCAGTATGGAAAGCCCGCGTGCCGCGCGATCGCGGCGCCTCCTGGGATTTCGAGGATGTGCGCGACCATTATCTGAACCTCCTCTATGACCTCGACCCGTCGCGGACGCGGCGCGAGGATGGCGAGCGCTATCTCGACCTCTCGCGGGCGGCAATTGCCGAGGTGATGGAAACGACCTATGGCGAATGGCGGCGCAACGGCTCCTCCTGCCAGGGCGCCATGGTGCTGACCCTTCAGGACCTCGTGCCGGGCGCCGGCTGGGGCGTGATCGATTCGACCGGCGAGCCGAAGTCGGCATGGTATGGGCTGAAACGCGCCTTTCGCCCCGTGCAGCTGATCCTGACGGACGAGGGCACCAACGGGCTTGCCGTTCATCTCGTCAACGAGACGGCGGAAACGCGCGGCCTCATTGTCGAACTCGCCTGCCTGCGTGATGGCCTGCAGCCCGTCGTTCGAGGCCAGAAGCAGCTCGAACTTGCGCCGCGATCCAAGGCAAGCCTTGCCGCCACCGATTGTTTCGGCGCCTTTTTCGATACCACCTATGCCTATCGATTTGGCCCGCCCGCCCATGATGTGACGATTGCCGGCCTGAAGGACGCCGTGACGGGAGAGCCGATTGCTGAAGCCTTCCATTTTCCGCGTGGCCGCGCCGCCGCGATGCATCCTGCGACGCTGACGGCGACGACCGAGCAGAGGGACGGCCGCTGGTTCCTGACGGTGACCACGGACCGGTTCGCGCAGTCGATCACGATCAGCGCCGAAGGTTTCCGCCCGGCCGACGACTGGTTTCATCTGGCACCGGCAGAGGCCAGGACCATCGAGCTGATCGCAAACGAGAATGCACCCGCCGAGCCCCATGGCGAGATCCGGTCGCTTGGGTCACGTCAGCATTTTCGGTATTGA
- a CDS encoding ABC transporter ATP-binding protein — translation MEKSLTRYIWTHTRNQQLFILLIVALSMIPYFLAFDLPKQIVNGPIQGDGFEGANATQLFMHLTLSIPYYGTVTLFPGIELNRMATLMGLSLTFLALVIVNGLFKYYINTYKGRLGERLLRRIRFQLIDRVLRFPPTHFKRVKGAEISSMIKDEVEPLGGFTGDAFVQPALLGGQALSALFFILVQNFWLGMIAAFMAAIQVGIIPKMRRRLIELGRQRQLTARELAGRIGEMVDGIGTIHAYDTSNYERADAGQRLGQIFKIRYDLYQWKFLVKFINNFLAQLTPFFFYAVGGYLTLRGSLDVGQLVAVINAYKELPGPLKELIDWDQARQDVQVKYEQVFEQFDSPSMIDPKIQELAPAAAAAITGPIVISALSLDDDSGTRLLDQATLTINPGETIAVVGSAGGEALADALGRTLWPTSGKISIGDTDFHELPESVTGRRISYVSADTYFFHASLKDNLLYGLKHAPLKPKQYEGSELEHRKWEIREAKLAENPDMDLNGDWIDYQSSPAGREDPEYFLKSMLAVLDTVQLSQDVLEFALRSSIDPMSDLHLAARIVELRRALRSELERENLSGLIVPFEPDSYNTEATVGENILFGTMRDAQTGSNKIIESKYFLSLMRGTGLSHTLFDMGYTIAENIVEIFSDLPPDHPLYQQLTFMTADDIPNYQQILQRLQGKHYDDASEADRRAMIRLSFFYVEPRQRFGLLTPEVMNRIVEVRHMFHENLPEDLRDVIEPYDPDQYATSTSLLDNILFGKVSHRYTDASRRITRIVADAMRKQGVYERVLAVGLEFNLGAGGKRLGPLQRQKLNLARALMRRSDYYVLNRPLPGLDHRMQQEIVDKVIAFLRRDGANPAILWVLSNPSLSKMFDRVIVVNHGTIVADGSYETLMQENGTFKEMIAA, via the coding sequence ATGGAAAAAAGTCTGACGCGTTACATCTGGACGCACACCAGGAATCAGCAGCTTTTCATTCTGCTGATCGTGGCGCTGTCGATGATCCCCTACTTCCTGGCCTTCGATCTGCCCAAGCAGATCGTCAACGGCCCGATCCAGGGCGATGGCTTCGAAGGCGCCAACGCCACCCAGCTCTTCATGCATCTGACGCTGAGTATACCCTATTACGGCACCGTCACGCTGTTTCCGGGCATCGAGCTGAACCGCATGGCGACGCTGATGGGGCTCAGCCTCACCTTCCTGGCGCTCGTCATCGTCAACGGCCTCTTCAAATATTACATCAACACCTACAAGGGCCGGCTGGGCGAGCGGCTGCTGCGTCGCATCCGCTTCCAGCTGATCGACCGGGTCCTGCGCTTTCCGCCCACGCATTTCAAACGCGTCAAGGGCGCGGAAATCTCCAGCATGATCAAGGACGAGGTGGAGCCGCTCGGCGGCTTTACCGGTGACGCCTTCGTGCAGCCGGCGCTGCTTGGCGGCCAGGCGCTGTCGGCGCTCTTCTTCATTCTCGTGCAGAATTTCTGGCTCGGCATGATTGCCGCCTTCATGGCCGCCATCCAGGTCGGCATCATCCCGAAAATGCGCCGCCGCCTGATCGAACTTGGACGCCAGAGACAGCTGACCGCGCGCGAACTTGCCGGTCGCATCGGCGAAATGGTCGATGGCATCGGCACCATTCATGCCTATGATACATCGAACTATGAAAGAGCCGATGCCGGCCAGCGCCTCGGCCAGATCTTCAAGATCCGCTACGACCTTTATCAATGGAAGTTCCTGGTCAAGTTCATCAACAACTTCCTGGCGCAGCTGACGCCTTTCTTCTTCTATGCGGTCGGCGGTTATCTGACACTGCGCGGCAGTCTCGACGTCGGTCAGCTCGTTGCCGTCATCAACGCCTACAAGGAACTGCCCGGCCCTTTGAAAGAGCTGATCGACTGGGATCAGGCGCGTCAGGACGTGCAGGTGAAGTACGAACAGGTCTTCGAACAGTTCGATTCTCCAAGCATGATCGACCCGAAGATCCAGGAACTGGCGCCGGCGGCAGCGGCCGCAATCACCGGCCCGATCGTCATTTCGGCGCTTTCGCTCGATGACGATAGCGGCACGCGGCTGCTCGATCAGGCAACGCTCACCATCAATCCCGGCGAGACCATCGCGGTCGTCGGCAGCGCCGGTGGCGAGGCGCTGGCGGATGCCTTGGGACGCACGCTGTGGCCGACATCGGGCAAGATTTCCATCGGCGACACCGATTTCCATGAGCTGCCCGAATCCGTCACCGGGCGGCGCATTTCCTATGTCTCGGCCGATACCTACTTCTTCCATGCAAGCCTGAAGGACAATCTTCTCTACGGGCTGAAGCATGCGCCGCTCAAACCCAAGCAATATGAGGGAAGCGAGCTCGAGCACCGCAAATGGGAAATTCGCGAGGCCAAGCTCGCTGAGAATCCGGACATGGATCTGAACGGTGATTGGATCGATTACCAGTCCAGCCCCGCAGGCCGCGAGGATCCGGAATACTTCCTCAAGTCTATGCTTGCGGTTTTGGATACGGTGCAGCTTTCGCAAGACGTTCTGGAATTTGCGCTCCGCTCCTCCATCGACCCGATGAGCGACCTGCATCTGGCAGCCCGCATTGTCGAATTGCGCCGGGCGCTGCGCAGCGAATTGGAGCGCGAGAACCTCTCCGGTCTCATCGTTCCCTTTGAGCCCGACAGCTACAACACCGAAGCGACAGTCGGCGAAAACATCCTGTTCGGCACGATGCGCGACGCCCAAACGGGCAGCAACAAGATCATCGAAAGCAAATACTTCCTGTCCTTGATGCGCGGAACGGGCCTTTCCCATACGCTCTTCGACATGGGCTATACGATTGCCGAAAACATCGTCGAAATCTTCAGCGATCTGCCGCCGGATCATCCGCTTTACCAGCAGCTGACCTTCATGACGGCAGACGACATTCCAAACTATCAGCAGATTTTGCAGCGCCTCCAGGGCAAGCATTACGACGATGCAAGCGAGGCCGACCGCCGCGCGATGATCCGCCTCAGCTTCTTCTATGTCGAACCGAGACAGCGTTTCGGCCTGTTGACGCCCGAAGTGATGAACCGGATCGTCGAAGTGCGCCACATGTTCCACGAGAACCTGCCGGAGGATCTTCGGGACGTGATCGAGCCTTACGACCCGGATCAATATGCCACGTCGACAAGCCTGCTCGACAACATCCTGTTCGGCAAGGTGAGCCATCGTTACACCGACGCCTCGCGCCGCATCACCCGGATCGTCGCCGATGCCATGCGCAAGCAGGGTGTCTATGAGCGCGTTCTCGCCGTGGGGCTGGAATTCAACCTCGGTGCCGGCGGCAAGCGGCTTGGCCCGTTGCAGCGCCAGAAACTCAATCTCGCGCGCGCCTTGATGCGACGCTCGGATTACTACGTGCTCAACCGTCCGCTACCGGGTCTCGACCATCGCATGCAGCAGGAAATCGTCGACAAAGTCATCGCCTTCCTGAGGCGAGATGGCGCAAATCCAGCAATTCTATGGGTCTTGTCGAACCCGTCGCTTTCGAAGATGTTCGATAGGGTTATCGTCGTTAACCACGGTACAATTGTCGCAGACGGATCATACGAGACTCTTATGCAAGAAAACGGTACATTCAAGGAAATGATCGCGGCCTGA
- a CDS encoding cyclic nucleotide-binding domain-containing protein — MLFKDEIQMLKRVPFFSEMEPSKLKLLAFASDRVSYLAGDELFRQGDLGDSAYVLLTGKVDVLIDSPSGQIKLTEMSGNAIVGEIAILCDSVRTATVKASTPVEALRIGKEQFFKLMSDFPEITIKVMRVLAERLTQTTTELSKARAHSSV; from the coding sequence ATGCTTTTCAAAGATGAAATTCAGATGCTGAAGCGCGTTCCCTTCTTTAGCGAGATGGAGCCTTCGAAACTCAAGCTACTTGCTTTTGCTTCGGACCGCGTTTCCTATCTTGCAGGAGACGAGCTATTCCGGCAGGGCGATCTTGGCGATAGTGCCTATGTACTTCTGACCGGCAAGGTCGATGTCCTGATCGACTCCCCGTCGGGCCAGATCAAGCTGACGGAAATGAGCGGCAACGCCATCGTCGGCGAAATCGCCATTCTCTGCGACAGCGTGCGAACGGCAACCGTCAAAGCGTCGACGCCGGTGGAGGCACTGCGCATCGGCAAGGAACAGTTCTTCAAGCTGATGTCGGACTTTCCCGAGATCACCATCAAGGTCATGCGCGTTCTCGCTGAGCGTTTGACCCAGACGACGACGGAACTGAGCAAGGCGC